The Urbifossiella limnaea nucleotide sequence TCCGTCCCGCGGTGCGGCATGGACGCCGCTCCGGTTTACCCGGTAAAGTAACCGCGGTTAGCACGGCACAAGCCCGCGGAGGCCGCAATGTCTCGGTTCGACCTGTCCCGCCTCGAAGCCGCCCAGAAGGTGCCGGGCAAGCCCCGCCACAAGACCCGCGAGGTGCGGGTCGGTAGCCGCGTCTTCGGCGGGTCGAACCCGATCTGGGTACAGTCGATGACCACCACCGACACGTTCGACGTGGACGGCACGGTGAAGCAGATCCACGCCCTCGAAGAAGCCGGCTGCGAGTTGGTCCGCGTGACAGTGCCGAAGCCGGAGGACGCCGGGGCGCTGTCGCGCATCCGCGAGCGGGTCGGCATCCCGCTCATCTGCGACATCCACTTCGACTACAAGATGGCCCTCGCGGCGCTCGACCACCCGGTGGACAAGATTCGCATCAACCCCGGCAACATCGGCAGCCACGAGCGGTTCCGGCAGGTGATCCGCAAGGCGAAGGACCGCGGCCTCCCCATGCGCATCGGCGTCAACGCCGGCAGCCTGGAGCGGGAGCTGATCGACAAGTACGGCTTCCCCTGCCCGCCGGCGATCGTCGAGAGCGCGCTGCGGTACATCGAGATGGCCGAGAGCGAGGGGTACCACGACATCGTGGTGTCGCTGAAGTCGTCGGACGTGCTCGTGGCGGTGGAGGCGTACCGGCTCTACGCCGGGCTCGCCGACTACCCGACGCACATCGGCATCACCGAGGCCGGGAAGCCGCCCTACGCGGTGACCAAGAGCGCCGCCGGGCTCGCCCCCATCCTGCTCGACGGCATCGGCGACACGATTCGCATCTCGCTGCTCGGTGACCCGGTGCCCGAGATCGCGGCGGCGTTCGACATCCTTCAAGCGACGCAGCGCCGCGTCCGCCGCCCGGAGTTGATCGCGTGCCCGACATGCGGCCGGCTGGCGATCGACCTGGAGAAGATCATTGCCGAGCTGGAGGTAAAGCTGGCCGGTAAGAAGCTGCCGGTGAAGATCAGCGTGCTGGGGTGCGTGGTGAACGGCCCCGGCGAGGCGAAGGAGGCGGACATCGGCATCGCTGCGGGGAACGGCCAGGGGATGATCTTCCGCAACGGTGAGATGGTGCGGCGGGTGCCGGAGGCGGAAATCGTGGACGGCCTGATGGAGGAGTTGGCCCGCTGGGAGGTTGAGAACGCCGACAAGATCGCCGCGGCGAGCCCGTCGCGGCCGGGCGAGGCCGAGGGGCTGGGCCGCCGCCGGCTGCCAGTGGTGGCGGGTTGAGCCGCTACGGGAGTCGTTGCCGCCATTGATGACGGGCACTGCGACCGTGTGTCACCGAAATGATTATGACCTCGGACGCGGTTGCCTCGTAGACGACGAGAAAGTCGTAGCGGTGGGGGACAACGACCCGGACTTCCCGGCCGCGGGGGCAGCCGGCCACCTTCGGGTACGCGAGCGGCATCGCCAAGACACGCGAGACCGCAGCGTGGACCTCGTCGATCAACTCGCCGCCGAGGCCGGCCTGACGGGCCTCGTACCAGGCAGCCGCGTCGTCCAGGTCCGCACGGGCGACATCCAAAAATCGGTACGTCATGGCTGCGGCCCGCGGGCGTACCGGGCGCGCAGTTCGCGCATCACCTGCTCCCCGTCGAGCAGTACCGCGGTCCCGTCGGCGATCGACTGGAGTCGGCGGTCGAGCTCGGCCCGGAACGCCGGGTCGTCGGGGAGCTGGCTCTCGGCCGGACCGAGGGTCGCGTCCAGTTGGTCGGCGAGCCACCGCCGGTCGTCCTCGGTCAGAGTCAGCGCCTGTTGCAACAACGCGGTTGCGGCATCGCTCATCGGTCGCCTCCGTCACAGGGTCGGGCCGATCGACCACGGGGCGAACTCCTCCTCGCCGACGCCGTGGAGCTCGCTCTTGGTCTTCTCCCCGCTCGCCGTCGCCAGGATCGCCTCGAAAATCTCGCGGCCCACGTCCTCGACCGGCGTCCCGGTCAGGATTGGGCCGGCGTTGATGTCCATGTCCGACTCCATCTTCTCGTACAGCGGCGTGTTCGTGGCGATCTTCAGGCACGGCGTCGGCTTGCACCCGTACACGCTGCCGCGGCCGGTCGTGAACACGCACACGTTCGCCCCGCCGGCCACGATGCCGGTCATGCTCACCGGGTCGTAGCCGGGCGTGTCCATCACCACGAACCCCTTCGCCGTCACCGGCTCGGCGTACCGCACCACGTCCACCATCGCCGTGCTGCCAGCCTTGGCGATCGCGCCCAGGCTCTTCTCGTAGATCGTCGTCAGCCCGCCCTCCTTGTTCCCCGGGCTCGGGTTGTTGTTGATCTCCGCCCCGAACACGCCCGTGTACCACTCCCACCACTTGATCCGCTCCACCAGCTTCTCGCCGACTTCCTTGCTGACGGCCCGCCGAGTCAGGACGTGCTCGGCGCCGTAAATCTCGGTCGTCTCGCCGAGGATGGTGGTGCCGCCCTGCTGCACGATCAGGTCGGACGCGACGCCGAGCGCCGGGTTCGCCGTCACGCCGCTGTTGCCGTCGGAGCCGCCGCAGTTCGTGCCCAGAATGAGGTGCTTGGCCGGCAGTTCCACCCGCTTGACGTCGTTCATCCGCGGCAGCAGTTCGGCCAGCGCCTTCACGCCGGCGTCGACCGTTTTGCCGATGCCGCCGGCCTCCTGGATGGTGATGACCGTCGGCGGCTGCTTCGACCCGCCGATCTGGATCAGGCCTTCCGCCTCGACCAGGTGCGAGGCCTGCACGATCTCGCAGCCGAGGCCGACGATGATGAACCCGGCGATGTTCGGGTGCTTGGCGAACCCGGCCAGCGTGCGTTCCAACTGGCGGTGGTCCGGCCCCTCGTACTGCATCGCGCACCCGCCGCGGTGGACGATCGGCACCACGCCGTCCACGTTCGGGTAGTCGCGGAGGATGCCACTCGTCCGCACCTTCTCGGCGATGTACTTGCTGGCGCTCGCCGAGCAGTTCACCGTGCTGATGATGGCGACGTAGTTCCGCGTGCCGTACCGCTGGTGGTCGGGCCGGCTGCTGCCGCGGTCGTAGCCCAGGAACGTGCGGTACTCGGCCGGCGGCGGCAGCGGCGCCGGGAGGTCGGCGCAGAAGGCGTAGTCGCGCTCGAAGCTGCCGAGCTTCACGTTCTGGACGTGGACGTGTTCGCCGACGGCGATGTTCCGCCCCGCGAAGCCGATGACCTGGCCGTACTTGTTCACCGCCTCGCCGTCCGGGATCGGCCGGACGGCGAACTTGTGCCCCATCTTCACCGGCGCGGACACGGTGACGGTCGTGCCGTCGAGCCGCAGCGCGGTGCCCCCGGGGATGGGCTTGCGGGCGACGGCGACGTTGTCCCCCGGGCGAAGGTGGACGGCGAACTCGGACAGAGGCACGGAGGACATCGCGGCGGGTTCCTGCGGGAGGGGGAATCCGTTCACTCTACCGGATGGCGGCGCGGCCGGGAACCCGGGCCGGTCGGGGGGGTTGTGCCGGGCGGGCGGGCGGCCGCGTCGGGTTTCAGCCGAGGCAGTCGCCCGGAAGCGCGGCGGGGGTGCCGTACCCCGGTAAACTCACGGAAGCAAGCGGGAGACGTGTCCGTTGCCGGGTCTTCCCCTATCCTGACGGCCAACCACCTCGCCCGCCGGACCCCGGGGGCGCACCGCGGAAAGGTCGGCGATGGAAAAAGGGCTCTGCTACGGGGCGCTCGGCGTCGCCGCACTGATGCTCGTGGTCTTCCTGCTCGACCTCGTCGCGGGGTTCCCGTTCGGCGGCAGCCCCTTCATGCTCCTCGACATCCTCGGCATCATCTCGGCCGGGATCATCGGCTACCTGGCATTTAACGCCAGCCAGGATTTGAAGTGACGCGGCCCACCCGTTGCCACGGGCGGGCGATCAGGGATGGTGTTCGGTCCCTTCTTCACGCACCAGCCGGATCAGCGCGTCGATTAACCCGTCAATGGTGAACGTCGTGGCCTCCGCGGCCACGGGGTAGCCCAGCCGCCGGACGGCGCCGCCGGTCTCGGGGCTGATCGCCACCAGTTTCACCTCGCCGCGCTCGACCCGGCCGCGGATCGTGTCGTCGAATCCGGCCAGCAGGTTCTCCGCGATGCGCGAACTCGGCAGCGTCACGTAGCGGATCTCGCCGCGGCGGAGGGCGTCGAGCACGCCGGGGTCGGGTGCCGCGGTGTCGGTCTGGTCGTAGGTCGTCACCTGCCCCACGACGGACGCCACCTTCGCCAACTCGACGCGGATCACGTCGCGGCCGCGGTTCGCCCGTGCCAGCAGCACCCGATGCCCGGCGACGTGCGGAGCCAGAGCCGCGGCCAGCCCCTCGGACGAGAACGTCTCGGCCGGCACCACGTCGGCGCGGAGGCGGTACTCGCGGAGGGCGTCGGCCGTCTTGGGGCCGATGGCGGCGAACTTCACGCGGCCCACGTCGCGCAGGTCGCGCCCAAGCTCGTCCAGGCGGCGGACCACGGCGTGAACGCCGTTCGCGCTCGTGAACACGAGCCAGTCCCAGCCGCCGTCGCGCACTTCCGCCAACGCCCGGTCGAGCGGCGCGGGATCGGCGGGCGGGCGGATTTCGACCGTCGGCATCTGGGACACGACGGCCCCGAGGTGTTCGAGCCGCCGCACCATTCCCGCGGCCTGGTGCGCCGGTCGGGTCACCAGCACGCGCCGGCCGAACAGCGGCCGCGACTCCCACCACGCCGCCGCCGGGCGGTGCGCCACCGGGTCGCCGACGACGATGAGCCCGGGGGCTTCGAGGCCGGCGTTGCGGCGGGCGGGTTCCAGGTCGGCGAGGCGGGCGTACACCGCACGCTGCTCGCCGGTGCTGGCCCGCTCCACGATCGCGGCCGGCGTGTCGGGGTTCTTCCCGTGCTTCAACAGTTCCGCGACGATAACGGGCAGCCGGGCCACGCCCATGTAGATGCACAGCGTGCCGGGGAACGCCGCGAGGGCCTTCCAGTCGAGGCGGTTGCCGGGCTTGTTCGGCAGTTCGTGGCCCGTGACGAGCGCCACGGCGCTGGCGTAGTTGCGGTGCGTGAGCGGGATCTCGAGGAACGCCCCGGCGGCGAGCGCGGCGGTGACGCCGGGGACGATCTCGTAGCCGACGCCGGCCGTCCGCAGCGCCTCGGCTTCTTCACCGCCGCGGCCGAAGACGAGCGGGTCGCCGCCCTTGAGCCGCACCACGGTCTTGCCGGCGCGGGCGTACCGGATGAGCATCTCGTGGATGTGCGGGTACTTGTCGGGGTGCGTCCCCGGCAGGTCGCGGACGCACACCTTTTCCGCGGCCGGGTTCGCCACGTCGAGTAGCCGGAGGGGAACGAGCTGGTCGTGCAGCACCAGGTCGGCGCGGGCCAGCACCTCCGCCGCGCGGACGGTCAGCAACCCCGGGTTGCCGGGGCCGGCGCCCACCAGGAAGACGGTGGGCTCGGCAGGATCAGGTTGCAGCGGGGGACTCATAGCTCACTTGCGTCGCGGAATGACCACTTACCAATGACCCGCCAACGACCAAGGAAAACCTGGTGCTCCGTCCTTGGTCATCGGCAAGTGGTCATTCCCGCGCGGCGGGTCAGACGGCGATCTCCTCGGCCGCCGGCTCGTCGGCGGCGGCCGGGTCGAACCCCGGGAAGTAGTAGCAGAACACGATGCCCGCCAGGTACAGGCCGAACATCGGCACGAACAGGTAGCCCATCGTCACCAGGTCCGGCGTCGGCGTGATGAGGGCCGCGAACAGCGCCAGTACGAAGCACGCCCCGCGCCACTTCCGCAGGTAGTCGGCGGCGCTGAACAGGCCGATGCGGTTCAGGAAGATCATCACCAGCGGCGTCTGGAACGACAGCCCGAACACCAGCGGCAGGATCAGCGCCAGGCCGAGCCACTCGTTCAGCCGGATGTCCGGGTCGATGTTCAGCCACTCGTTGAACTTCAACAACGCCTTCACCGCCCCGGGCAGCACCACGAACTGGCACAGGAGCACGCCGGCGACGAACAGGAACAGGCTCGGCAGGAAGATGATCCGGATGTACCGCTTCTCGTGCGGGTACATCCCGGCCCCGACGAACGCCCAGAACTGGTACAAGAGCCACGGGCTCGCCAGCACGATGCCGCAGACGATCGACACCTTGAAGTACACCACCAGCGACTCCTGCGCGCTCAGGGTGGTGAGATACCCCTTGGCCCCGACCAGCGCGTCGCCCTGGTTGCTGAACGAGCTGATGTACCCGGGGTACACCTTGAGGGTGGTGATGATCTCCTTCGGCGCCCCCTCCTTCGGCGCGCCGAACACCGGCACGAACGCCTCCACCGGGATCATCACCGGCATCTCCTGCGGGGCGCCGAGCAGGACGCGCCGCTCGTCGTCGGTGAGGACGGTCAGCGAGTTGTCGTTGTCCCGCAGCTTCTGCCGCACCCCCTCGACCTCGTCCTCCGCGGACGTCTGCTTGTCCTTCAGCTTCTCCTCTTGGGCCTTCAGCGTGCGGCGGTAGTAGAAGTCGCGGACCTGCGTCTCGACCGGGTCGGTGATGATCTCGAACATCGGCTTGCCGACGCCGATCTTGGGGTTGCCGACGGCGCTGCCGATGCCGTCGAGGACGAAGCCGACGCACATCAGGACGACGAGCCCGACCAGGGCGCGGATCATCCGCATCCGCAGCTCTTCGAGGTGCTCCCCGAAGGTCATCCGGGTGTCGTCGAAGATGTCGTCCGGGTATTCGTGGCTGCGCTGGCTTTTCCGGGAAAGCATCGGTATACCCCCCGCGCGGGTGGATGCGGGACGAATCCCAACCACGAGGCGAAGGTGCTCGACCGGTTGGCAGGAACGGACTCGGCGGAAGGTCGGGAGTATCCTATCGACCCGACCCCCGCGACTCAAGTTCCGGGGCGACCGCGGGCCGCCCCGGACACCCGGGGCGGGTAGAATTGTGCCGGACGGACCCACCTACCGGGAGGCCGGGCGATGACGCGGCTTGTGCTGCTCGGGCTGATTCTGGCGGTCGTCGGCTGCACCCGCTACGAGGGGCCGCTGGAGGTGTACCAGAAGAACCGCGCCGGCGACCGGGCCGACCGGCCCGGGTACACCATCGAGGAGCAGAAGGCCCGCGCCCGCGAGCGGCTCACCACCTTCGAAGACAACCCCGAGCGCTACCCGTCGGCCGGCGTCGACCGACCCGGCGGCGTGGGGCGGTAACCTACAACCCCTCCAACTCCGTCAGCTTCCGCTCGGCCGCCCGGATCGCGTTCGGCTGCTTCTCGTGCGCCACGGCCAGCGCTCGCCGGGCGGCCGCGAGGGCTTCCGGCCGGTTCCCCGCGGCCGCCAGCGCGTCGGCCAGCGACACCAGCACGTCGGCGCTGTCGTAGCGCGTCAGGCGCGCCGCCCGGCGGGCGGCGTCGAGCGCCGCCGGTGCGTTGCCGAGTTGCCGGCGGGCGTGGGAGAGCCCCTGCCAGGCGCCCGAGTGCCGGGGGTTGGCGGCCGTCGCCCGGGCGAACCGGTCGGCGGCCCCGGCCCCGTCCCCCAGATCGAGCAGCGCCAGCCCCCAGCGGTACAGCACGTCCGCCGACCGCGGCGTCAGCCGGTCCGTCTTCTCGAAGTAGCTCGCCGCGTCCTTCGGGTTGCCGCTCAGGTACGCCATCCAGCCGAGCATGTTGTACCCGTAGGGGTCGTCCGGGTCGGACCCGGCGACCGCCTCCAGGTGGCCGACCGCGGCCTTGCGGTCGCCGAGGGTGGCGAGGAGCGTGCCGAGCTTCCCCTGGGCGGACGCCCAGTTCGGCTTCACCTTGAGCAGTTGTTCGATTCGGGCGACGGCCTCGCGGGTGCGTCCCGCGGCCTGGTCGCGCTCCGCCGCGTAGAACCCGTCGTCCAGCGAAACCTTCCGCTCGACCGCCGCCTTCACGCGGGCCGTGGCCTGCGGCGACGGGTCGAACCGGGCCGCCTCGCGGGCCGAGCCAATCGCCTGAAAGAAGCGGTACTCCTTCGCGTCCCGCTCTGATTCCGAGGCGTAGTGGCGGGCCAACTGCGCCGCCAGCTCCGCGGCCCGGGCCTTGTCCGCCGCGTCGGGCCGGGCGCGGTAGTGCTCCCACAGCACCTCCTCCCGCGCCATCGGGTGGACGGCGATGCGGTGGTCGGTCGGGCGGACCGGGAAGACGTACTGCTCGGCCGCGGTGTGAAAGTTGACCGCCACCCGGGTGTACCGCGGCATGTGGCAGCCGACGCAGTCGGCCCGCACCGCCTCGGGGAGTTTGGGCTGTTCGCGGCAGTTCGCCGGGGTGTGGCAGGTCGCACACGCCGCGCGTACGGCGGCCGGCTCGGACGGCTTGTGCGGGTTGTGGCAGGTCACGCAGGTGAGCGTGTCCGACTTCGTGTAGCACTTGCTCTGCCGCATGTAGCCGGCCTGACCGGCGACGTGGTCGTTCTCCCGCCCGGTCGCGGCGAGCGTGTAGAAGTGGTCGTCCACCTTGTCCCCGGGGCGGAACGCGAACGGCTTTCCCTTCGCCCGCATGGCGTTGCTGTGGCACTGCCCGCACACGTCGGTGAGGCGCTCGCGCGGCAGCCGGCCGGGGTGGACGGTGGCGTGCCCGTCGCCGCCGCGGGCGGGGTTGGCCCGGTGGTAGGCGGTGTGGTCCCGGCCGGGGCCGTGGCAGTTCTCGCAGGTGACCCCGAGCGCTGAATCGGACCGCCGGAACTCGTTGGCCGTACCCGGGACGTGCGCGAGCCAGGTGTTGTGGCACTCGACGCACCGCGTGGTGGTGGTGCGGGTGAAGTCGCTGGGGTGGTTCGGGTCGAAGCGCTGCTCGCCCCACTCGCCGGTCGGGTGGAGCCAGCCGAGGGGCAACTCGAACAGCCGGTCGCCCTTCCAGGTGAAGTACACCTCGTCCGCCCCGCCGGCGGAGCCGTACACGAGGTCGATGCGGCCGGCGTGGCGGGTCGCCCCGCGGCTCACGGTCTGGGTGTACTCTCCGCCCCGCTGCGACACCTCGATGCGGGCGCCGGGGGGGGCATAAGGCGTGTACGCGGCCGGGAACGCCGACGCCGGCATCGGCCCCCGTTCGGCCGGCCAGCAGGCGCGGAAGTGGCGCGTCTTCTCGAACCCCTCGACGCGGGCGGCGTGGCACTCCCGGCACGCCTGCGGGCCGACGTACCCGGGATTGGTCTCGGCGGGCGGGGGGCCGTCCTCCGGTTCCTGGAAGAGCGTCGCGAGCTCCGGCGGGGCCGGCGGCGGGACCGGGCGGGGCCACTTCCACCAGCCGACGGCCGCGGCCGCCACGAGCAGCCCGACCCCGAGCCAGCGGAGGTTCGTGCGCCGGTGCGGGTCTGCGGTCATCGCGGCGACTCGTGACGGGGGAACCGTCAGGGTATCACACGCGGGGCACCGGAAGTAGCCGGCGCGAATACTCCGGGGCGGGCGGCGAATCCCCACCAGTAGCGGGTAATTCGGTTGCCGCGCCGCCGCCGGCCGGGCGACAATACCCCGCGACCCACCACCCGCACCGATGAGGCCGTCATGGGGCTCTGGGAGAAGATCACCGGCGAGTTCATCGACATCATCGAGTGGACCGAGCCGAGCCAGAACGAGGTGCTGTCGTACCGCTTCACCCGGTACAAGAACGAGATCAAGAACGGGGCCAAGCTCATCGTCCGCGAGGGGCAGGCGGCGGCGTTCGTGAAGGAGGGCCAGCTCGCCGACGTGAAGGGGCCGGGCACGTACACCCTCGACACCAAGAACATGCCGATCCTGTCCACCATCCTGGGGTGGAAGTACGGGTTCGAGTCGCCGTTCAAGGCCGAGGTGTACTTCATCAGCACCCGCCAGTGGACCGACCAGAAGTGGGGCACGTCGAACCCGGTCATGGTCCGCGACCCCGAGTTCGGCCCCGTCCGCCTGCGGGCGTTCGGCAGCTACGCGTTCAAGGTCACCGACCCGGCCACGTTCCTGCGGGAGCTCGTCGCCACCGACCCGTCGTTCGAGGCGTACGAGGTCACGGCCCAGTTCCGCAACGCCATCGTGTCGCGGTTCGTGGACGTGCTCGGGTCGAGCCGCATCCCGATGCTCGACCTGGCCGGCAACTACGAAAAGGTGAGCAAGCTGGCGCTGGAGAAGATCAGCCCCGAGCTGGCGAAGATGGGCATCTCGCTGACGCAGTTCTTCGTGGAAAACGTGTCGCTGCCGCCGGAGGTGGAGGCGGCGCTGGACAAGCGGAGCCAGATGGGCATCCTCGGCAACCTGGACCAGTACGCGAAGTTTCAGTCGGCCGAGGCCATCCGCGACGCGGCGAACAACCCCGGGGGCGTGGCCGGGCTCGGCGCCGGCATCGGGGCCGGGGTGGCGATCGGCGGCCAGATGGGGAGCGTCCTCGCCGGCGCGGCCGGGGCGCCGGGGGTCGTGACGCCGGGGAACACGCAACCCTACGGGGCCCCGCCGCCGCTGCCCACGGGGGCGCAGTACTTCGCCGCGATCGGCGGCGCCCAGGCCGGGCCGTTCGACACGGCCGGCCTTCAGGCGCAGCTGGCGGCCGGCAAGCTGACGCGGACGACGCTGGTGTGGAAGCAAGGGATGAGCGGCTGGACCGCGGCCGCGGACGTGGCCGAGTTGGCGCCGCTGTTCGCGCACCTGCCGCCGCCGTTGCCGACGTAGGCGAACCGGCGGCGGCAGCCGCCGGGCGGGCACGGCTCTCACCTTGACTCAACCACCCGGCGGCGCCAGCCGCCGGCTCGCCTATGTCTACCCCCACCCAAGGCAAACTGTTCCCCTGCTCGCAGTGCGGGGCGAAGGTCGCGTTCGACCCGGCCACACGGTCGCTCAAGTGCCCCTACTGCGGCCACACCACCGCCGTCCCCGACCCGGCCGACGACGCCGCGGCCGCGGTCGTCGAGCGCGACTTCGACGCCTACCTGGGGCGCGCGGAGGGCGGCGACGGCGGCGTCATCGCCGGCCACACGTCGCAGACGCGCTGCACTGGCTGCGGGGCCACCGTGCTGCTCGAAGACAAGGTGGTGACGAAGGAGTGCCCGTTCTGCGGCACGCACCTGGAGAACAAGCCCGAGCGCGCGACCGGGATGATCCCACCGGAATCGCTGGTGCCGTTCGCGGTCGACCTGCGCGGCGCCCGCGAGGCGTTCACGGGCTGGCTCGGCAACCTTTGGTTCGCCCCGAGCGAGTTGAAGACCGTCGCCAACCTCGGCCAGCTCTCCGGCGTCTACGTGCCGTACTGGACCTACGACGCGATGACGTACACGGCCTACCGCGGCGAGCGTGGCGACAACTACCAGGACACCGAGACGTACACCGACCGCGACGCCCAGGGGAACACCGTCACGAAAACGCGGACGGTCACCCGCGTCCGCTGGTGGCCGGCGTCGGGGCGGGTCGAGCACTTCTTCGACGACGTGCTCGTGTGCGGCTCGAAGAGCGTGCCGCCGCACCTGATCGCGTCACTGGAGCCGTGGGATTTGGAGAACCTGGAGCCGTTCCGCCCGGAGTTCCTCGGCGGGTTCAACACCGAGCGCTACGCCGTCGGGCTGCGCGAGGGATACGCCGAGGCCAAGCAACTGATGGCGCCGACGATCGACACGCTCGTCCGCCGCGACATCGGCGGCGACCACCAGCGCGTGGCCTGGAAGCGGACCGACTACGCGGCGGTGACGTTCAAGCACCTGCTGCTGCCGGTGTGGGTGGCTCACTACCGCTACCACGAGACGCTGTACCAGATTCTGGTGAACGGGCGGACCGGGCAGGTGTCCGGCGATCGGCCGTGGAGCGCCTGGAAGATTCTCGGGGTGGTACTGGCGGTTCTACTCCTCGTGGGCGTGATCGCGCTGGTGATGGCGGTGTCGTCCGGGAAGGCACGGGGGGCGGAGCCGCGCGTCGCCGCCGCGACCGTCGCCAGGTCACAACCGGTTGCGGCGTCACGGCTTGGCCCGATCGCCGAAGCCGCAGCTGGATCGAACCAACTTTTTTATGAGTCGGTGACATGTTTCCGGGGATCGACCCCCCTCGGCCGGAAACAATGATTTCGGCTCGACGGTCGGCGCCGTCCGGTCGGGTCAGTTACCGGCCGAGTCGAGTTGGTCGAGCATGTGGCCGAGTTTCTCGCGCTTGGTCTGCAAGTAGCTGCGGTTGTGCTCGCCGGGCGGAATCTGGATCGGCACCCGGTCCGTGATCCGCAGCCCATACCCGTCCAGGCCGATCACCTTCGCGGGGTTGTTCGTCAGCAGCCGGATGTCGCGCACGCCCAGGTCGTGGAGGATTTGCGCCCCGATGCCGTAGTGCCGCAGGTCCGACGGGAAGCCGAGCCGGCGGTTCGCCTCGACCGTGTCCAGCTTCTCCTCGGTCTGCAGCTTGTACGCCCGCAGTTTGTTCAGCAGCCCGATCCCGCGGCCCTCCTGGCGGACGTACACGATCACGCCCTTGCCCGCCTCCGCGACCTTCCGCATGGCGAGCTGCAACTGCGGCCCGCAGTCGCACTTCATCGAGTGGAGCGCGTCGCCGGTCAGGCACTCGCTGTGCATCCGCACCAGCACCGGCTCCGCCTGCTCCGCCACCACCCCCGGTGCGGATTCGACGCCGACGCCGCCGAGTGTCAGCGCCAGGTGCGGCTCCTGGTCCACGACCGACGTGTACGCGAAGAGGTCGAACTCGCCGAACTCCGTCGGCAACTTCAGGGCGATTTCGCGCTTGACGAGCTTCTCGCGGCGGCGGCGGTACTCGATCAGGTCGGCGATGGTGCACATCTTCAGCTGGTGTCGGTCGCAGAACGCCCGCAGGTCCGGCAGGCGGGCCATCGACCCGTCCTCGTTCAGAATCTCGCAGATGAACGCCACCTCGCGCAGCCCCGCCAGCCGGCACAGATCGACGCTCCCCTCGGTATGGCCCGCGCGGACCAGGACGCCACCCTGGCGGGCGATGAGGCCGTCCATGTGCCCCTTGTCGCGCACCAGGTCACTCGGACCGCTCGCGGGGTCGGCGCACACCTGGATCGTGCGGCAGCGGTCGAACGCGGAGATGCCGGTGGTGACGCCGTCGCGGGCGTCGAAGTTGTGCGTGAACGGCGTGGCGGTGGGGTCGAGGTGGACGCCCGGGAGCAGGTCGAGGCCGAGGCGGGTGGCGTTGGCCGAGGACATGGCGACGCACGGCCGGCCGGCCTGGCGGACGATGAAGTTCACCGCCGCCGGCGTGACGTGCTCGGCGGCCATGACGAGGTCGCCCTCGTTCTCCCGCTGCTCGTCATCGACCAGGACGATCATCCGCCCCGCCGTCAGCTCGGCAAGGGCGTCGTCGA carries:
- the ispG gene encoding flavodoxin-dependent (E)-4-hydroxy-3-methylbut-2-enyl-diphosphate synthase, producing the protein MSRFDLSRLEAAQKVPGKPRHKTREVRVGSRVFGGSNPIWVQSMTTTDTFDVDGTVKQIHALEEAGCELVRVTVPKPEDAGALSRIRERVGIPLICDIHFDYKMALAALDHPVDKIRINPGNIGSHERFRQVIRKAKDRGLPMRIGVNAGSLERELIDKYGFPCPPAIVESALRYIEMAESEGYHDIVVSLKSSDVLVAVEAYRLYAGLADYPTHIGITEAGKPPYAVTKSAAGLAPILLDGIGDTIRISLLGDPVPEIAAAFDILQATQRRVRRPELIACPTCGRLAIDLEKIIAELEVKLAGKKLPVKISVLGCVVNGPGEAKEADIGIAAGNGQGMIFRNGEMVRRVPEAEIVDGLMEELARWEVENADKIAAASPSRPGEAEGLGRRRLPVVAG
- a CDS encoding type II toxin-antitoxin system RelE/ParE family toxin, with protein sequence MTYRFLDVARADLDDAAAWYEARQAGLGGELIDEVHAAVSRVLAMPLAYPKVAGCPRGREVRVVVPHRYDFLVVYEATASEVIIISVTHGRSARHQWRQRLP
- a CDS encoding addiction module protein, with the protein product MSDAATALLQQALTLTEDDRRWLADQLDATLGPAESQLPDDPAFRAELDRRLQSIADGTAVLLDGEQVMRELRARYARGPQP
- a CDS encoding UxaA family hydrolase, whose protein sequence is MSSVPLSEFAVHLRPGDNVAVARKPIPGGTALRLDGTTVTVSAPVKMGHKFAVRPIPDGEAVNKYGQVIGFAGRNIAVGEHVHVQNVKLGSFERDYAFCADLPAPLPPPAEYRTFLGYDRGSSRPDHQRYGTRNYVAIISTVNCSASASKYIAEKVRTSGILRDYPNVDGVVPIVHRGGCAMQYEGPDHRQLERTLAGFAKHPNIAGFIIVGLGCEIVQASHLVEAEGLIQIGGSKQPPTVITIQEAGGIGKTVDAGVKALAELLPRMNDVKRVELPAKHLILGTNCGGSDGNSGVTANPALGVASDLIVQQGGTTILGETTEIYGAEHVLTRRAVSKEVGEKLVERIKWWEWYTGVFGAEINNNPSPGNKEGGLTTIYEKSLGAIAKAGSTAMVDVVRYAEPVTAKGFVVMDTPGYDPVSMTGIVAGGANVCVFTTGRGSVYGCKPTPCLKIATNTPLYEKMESDMDINAGPILTGTPVEDVGREIFEAILATASGEKTKSELHGVGEEEFAPWSIGPTL
- the cobA gene encoding uroporphyrinogen-III C-methyltransferase codes for the protein MSPPLQPDPAEPTVFLVGAGPGNPGLLTVRAAEVLARADLVLHDQLVPLRLLDVANPAAEKVCVRDLPGTHPDKYPHIHEMLIRYARAGKTVVRLKGGDPLVFGRGGEEAEALRTAGVGYEIVPGVTAALAAGAFLEIPLTHRNYASAVALVTGHELPNKPGNRLDWKALAAFPGTLCIYMGVARLPVIVAELLKHGKNPDTPAAIVERASTGEQRAVYARLADLEPARRNAGLEAPGLIVVGDPVAHRPAAAWWESRPLFGRRVLVTRPAHQAAGMVRRLEHLGAVVSQMPTVEIRPPADPAPLDRALAEVRDGGWDWLVFTSANGVHAVVRRLDELGRDLRDVGRVKFAAIGPKTADALREYRLRADVVPAETFSSEGLAAALAPHVAGHRVLLARANRGRDVIRVELAKVASVVGQVTTYDQTDTAAPDPGVLDALRRGEIRYVTLPSSRIAENLLAGFDDTIRGRVERGEVKLVAISPETGGAVRRLGYPVAAEATTFTIDGLIDALIRLVREEGTEHHP
- the tatC gene encoding twin-arginine translocase subunit TatC; this translates as MLSRKSQRSHEYPDDIFDDTRMTFGEHLEELRMRMIRALVGLVVLMCVGFVLDGIGSAVGNPKIGVGKPMFEIITDPVETQVRDFYYRRTLKAQEEKLKDKQTSAEDEVEGVRQKLRDNDNSLTVLTDDERRVLLGAPQEMPVMIPVEAFVPVFGAPKEGAPKEIITTLKVYPGYISSFSNQGDALVGAKGYLTTLSAQESLVVYFKVSIVCGIVLASPWLLYQFWAFVGAGMYPHEKRYIRIIFLPSLFLFVAGVLLCQFVVLPGAVKALLKFNEWLNIDPDIRLNEWLGLALILPLVFGLSFQTPLVMIFLNRIGLFSAADYLRKWRGACFVLALFAALITPTPDLVTMGYLFVPMFGLYLAGIVFCYYFPGFDPAAADEPAAEEIAV